TTGCCTTGGTATAGCTCATCGTTTTTTATCAGCTCAACTAAAGTATCCAAACTCTCAACTGATCCCGGCCACTGGTTGAGCATGGTTTGGCGCTTGGTGAAGTCAGCAGCAACGAACTGCTCGATAGCATCCCCTTTACTTATCGCAAGATTAGCTGGCGTAGTTAGAGACTGCTTTTTTTGAGCAAATAAGGTCTCTTCACTTACATCAGTGGATGTCGCTGCCACAGTATTAGTCGATAGTTTGTCGCCATGGCTGTGTACTACTGGCGTCTCGTGAGCATGAGCAGGTGATGTGATAGCAATGAGAAGGAGTAAAGATAGTAAGGCGATGATAAAAATCTTATTAGAATAATTGGCTTGCGCGTCACTTTTATAATAGGAAGGGTAATGTGACATGATGGTTCCTTTTTTGCAGTCAACACTCCTCTAACCTCTACTGAAAACTGTTTTATCAGTAGAGGAGCTAAAGGGTTGCTGGTATTGATACCATTAAGGGGCTAGGGACTAAGGCTAAGGCTTGGGTGACCACAACCTTATTTAGGAATGTACTGACTCCATGGCTCAGCACGAATGACTTTTGGCGTTTTGCTGATCACATCGAACTGACCATCGGAACGGATTTGACCGATCATGACAGGCTTCCATAAGTGATGGTTTTCCTCATCCATTTTTAATGTATACCCTGATGGCGCGTCAAAAGTCTGACCTCCCATACTAATACGCACTTTGTCGACATTAGTGGTACCTGCTTTTTCGACTGCTTGTTTCCACATATTGATACCTACGTAGGTGGCTTCCATAGGATCATTGGTCACGACCTTTTCAGCATTCGGTAGCTTATGATCTAGCGCATATTTCTTATACTTTTTGGTGAAGCCGCTGTTGACAGGATTTTTAACCGACATAAAGTAGTTCCATGACGCCAAATGCCCTTGCAATAAGCTGGTATCGATACCACGAAGTTCTTCTTCTCCTACTGAGAATGCCATGACTGGGATGTCAGATGCTTTAATACCTTGGTTGGCAAGTTCACGATAAAAGGGTACGTTTGAATCCCCATTAATGGTAGAGATAACTGCCGTCTTTTTACCGGTCGAGAAGCTTTTAATGTTGCCCACGATGGTCTGATAGTTGCTAAAACCGAAAGGGGTGTACTCTTCCATGATGTCTTTTTCAGCGACGCCTTTAGACTTCAAGAAAGCACGCAATATCTGGTTAGTAGTCCGAGGATAGACATAATCGGTCCCAAGTAAAACGAAGCGTTCTGCACTACCACCCTCTGGACTCATTAAGTATTCAACGGCAGGAATAGCTTGCTGGTTGGGTGCCGCCCCAGTGTAGAAAATATTTTTTGACTGCTCTTGACCTTCGTACTGCACAGGGTAGAACATAAGACCATTTAGCTCTTCAACGACAGGCAGCACGGACTTACGTGACACCGATGTCCAACCTCCAAATATGACATCCACTTTGTCTTGAGTTAATAGCTGACGTGCTTTTTCAGCGAATAACGGCCAATCAGAAGCGGGATCTACGACGATTGGCTCTAGCTGCTTACCCAACACACCGCCATTGGCATTAATTTCATCAATGGTCATGAGAGCAGTATCTTTTAAGGATGTTTCAGAGATGGCCATCGTTCCAGATAAAGAATGCAAGATGCCAACTTTGATGGTGTCACCATCTGCCGCAGGGGTAGTAGCGGTCTCGGCCGTTTCGGTTTTTGTAGCTGTAGAATTGGTCTCAGCGCTAGTTTCTGCAGGTTTTTGACAACCTATAAGACTTAAGCTGCCGACAACAGCTACTGCTAGCAGAGACAAACGTGACGTCAATTTTGAGTCGATACGATGGTTTGTATTAATAGGAGTAGCAGTGATAAGCGTTGGCAATAAAGACATATATTTCTCCAAAAAGATAAAGTAGCAGCTTGGTAGGCCGAGTTAACAAACCATTCCTAACTGCTATTAATACTTCAATATTTATGCCATTCCAAAATACACAATAAACGCACCAATATCGGTCTTTTT
The window above is part of the Psychrobacter cryohalolentis K5 genome. Proteins encoded here:
- the urtA gene encoding urea ABC transporter substrate-binding protein, with the protein product MDSKLTSRLSLLAVAVVGSLSLIGCQKPAETSAETNSTATKTETAETATTPAADGDTIKVGILHSLSGTMAISETSLKDTALMTIDEINANGGVLGKQLEPIVVDPASDWPLFAEKARQLLTQDKVDVIFGGWTSVSRKSVLPVVEELNGLMFYPVQYEGQEQSKNIFYTGAAPNQQAIPAVEYLMSPEGGSAERFVLLGTDYVYPRTTNQILRAFLKSKGVAEKDIMEEYTPFGFSNYQTIVGNIKSFSTGKKTAVISTINGDSNVPFYRELANQGIKASDIPVMAFSVGEEELRGIDTSLLQGHLASWNYFMSVKNPVNSGFTKKYKKYALDHKLPNAEKVVTNDPMEATYVGINMWKQAVEKAGTTNVDKVRISMGGQTFDAPSGYTLKMDEENHHLWKPVMIGQIRSDGQFDVISKTPKVIRAEPWSQYIPK